In Tachyglossus aculeatus isolate mTacAcu1 chromosome 10, mTacAcu1.pri, whole genome shotgun sequence, the following proteins share a genomic window:
- the LOC119933447 gene encoding olfactory receptor 6C75-like, with protein sequence MGNGTGVTEFILVGLTDDPHLQALLFLFLFLTYALSVTGNLTIVTLTILDSRLRTPMYFFLRSFSVLEIAFTSACIPNFLVTIVTEDRTISFPNCFTQLFFFFFLGVTEFFLLAAMSYDRYVAICRPLHYTTVMSRGVCTMLVLSSFLSSYLIVFPPVVMVARLDFCDSNVLNHFICDSSPLMGLSCTDTRFLELMVFLQSLGTLLVTLALITASYMAIVHTILRLPSAQQRRKAFSTCFSHMVVVSISYGSCIFMYIKPSAKDRVKLTKGVAVLNTSVAPMLNPFIYTLRNEQVKEAFRALVHRIGFSSRK encoded by the coding sequence ATGGGAAATGGCACAGGGGTGACAGAGTtcatcctcgtggggctcacagatgaccccCACCTGCAGGCTCTGctgttccttttcctcttcctcacgTACGCATTAAGCGTCACTGGGAATCTGACCATCGTAACCCTCACCATCCTGGACTCCCGTCTGcgaacccccatgtacttctttctgcgCAGCTTCTCCGTGCTGGAGATCGCCTTCACATCCGCCTGCATTCCCAATTTCCTGGTCACCATCGTCACCGAagacagaaccatttcctttcccaactgcttcactcagctgttcttcttcttcttcctggggGTGACGGAGTTtttcctcctggccgccatgtcctacgaccgctatgtcgccatctgccggccgcTGCACTACACGACAGTCATGAGCCGGGGCGTCTGCACCATGCTGGTACTCAGCTCTTTTCTTTCCAGTTATCTGATCGTTTTCCCACCGGTTGTGATGGTCGCCCGGCTAGACTTTTGCGACTCCAACGTCCTCAACCACTTCATCTGTGATTCTTCCCCATTGATGGGGCTCTCGTGCACAGACACACGCTTCCTGGAGCTCATGGTTTTCCTCCAGTCCTTGGGGACGCTTCTGGTCACCCTGGCACTAATTACCGCATCCTACATGGCCATCGTCCACACTATCCTGAGACTTCCCTCCgctcagcagaggagaaaggccttttccacctgcttctcccacatggtcgtggtctccatctcCTACGGAAGTTGTatcttcatgtacatcaaacCGTCTGCCAAGGACAGGGTAAAACTGACCAAGGGGGTGGCGGTGCTCAACACTTCCgttgcccccatgctgaaccccttcatctacaccctgcggaACGAGCAGGTCAAGGAGGCCTTCAGGGCCCTGGTGCACCGGattgggttttcctccaggaagtga